In the Variovorax sp. S12S4 genome, one interval contains:
- a CDS encoding cell division protein FtsQ/DivIB encodes MADSIQAPFDVKLMNIVSNLAFAVVALMLLAAGAWWVLRQPFFPIAGIKVDGDVTHNNEVTLRANVAPQLSGNFFTVDLARARTAFESVPWVRKAVVRREFPNKLRVTLTEQVPVANWGDEAGSKLINSFGDVFEANVAEVDDRLPRLDGPIEQAGQVLGMYRVIAPIFQPYDFSVDELTLSSRGSWKVVLNSGAEIELGRGQPEEVAARAQRFLKTVTQVAGQYHRTAADVEGADLRHNDAYALRLRGVTTVVTDPKTKKK; translated from the coding sequence ATGGCCGACAGCATCCAGGCGCCGTTCGACGTCAAGCTCATGAACATCGTCTCGAACCTCGCGTTCGCGGTGGTGGCGCTCATGCTGCTTGCGGCGGGCGCATGGTGGGTGCTGCGGCAGCCGTTCTTTCCCATTGCCGGCATCAAGGTCGACGGCGACGTGACGCACAACAACGAAGTGACCCTGCGCGCCAACGTGGCGCCACAGCTCTCGGGCAACTTCTTCACGGTCGATCTCGCCCGTGCAAGAACGGCCTTCGAGTCGGTGCCCTGGGTGCGCAAGGCGGTGGTGCGGCGCGAGTTTCCGAACAAGCTGCGCGTCACCCTGACCGAGCAGGTGCCCGTGGCCAACTGGGGCGACGAAGCAGGCTCGAAGCTGATCAACAGCTTTGGCGACGTGTTCGAAGCCAACGTGGCCGAGGTGGACGACCGCCTGCCGCGGCTCGACGGTCCCATCGAGCAGGCCGGGCAGGTGCTGGGCATGTACCGCGTGATTGCGCCGATTTTCCAGCCCTACGACTTCAGCGTCGACGAGCTCACGCTTTCGAGCCGGGGCAGCTGGAAGGTGGTGCTGAACAGCGGCGCCGAGATCGAGCTTGGCCGCGGGCAGCCCGAAGAGGTGGCCGCCCGTGCGCAGCGTTTCCTGAAAACCGTGACCCAGGTCGCGGGCCAATACCACCGCACCGCGGCGGACGTCGAAGGGGCCGATCTGCGCCACAACGATGCCTATGCGTTGCGCCTTCGTGGCGTCACCACGGTCGTTACCGACCCGAAGACCAAGAAGAAGTAA
- a CDS encoding D-alanine--D-alanine ligase, translating to MTLQDPKQFGKVAVLFGGSSAEREISLMSGNGVLEALRSRGVDAHAFDPSERDLVELRRDGFARCFIALHGRHGEDGTVQGALELLGIPYTGSGVMASSVAMDKVMTKRIWQADGLPTPKYVRLAFDQQSREQIRAVPDVLGLPLIVKPPREGSSIGVTKVEGYSQMQDAVALSAKYDADVLCEEFIEGEEVTCAVLGQGLDARALPVVRIAAPEGAYDYQNKYFTDDVKYHCPSGLAEAEEREIQRITLVAYHTLGCRGWGRADVMIRASDRKPFLLEMNTSPGMTSHSLVPMSARASGIAYEDLCLRVLTSASLDSTGGTQ from the coding sequence ATGACTCTTCAAGATCCAAAGCAATTCGGCAAGGTGGCCGTGCTGTTCGGCGGAAGCTCCGCCGAGCGAGAAATTTCCCTCATGTCGGGCAACGGCGTGCTCGAGGCCCTGCGCTCGCGCGGCGTCGATGCGCATGCCTTCGATCCGTCGGAGCGCGATCTGGTCGAGCTTCGGCGCGACGGCTTTGCGCGCTGCTTCATCGCGCTGCACGGGCGGCATGGCGAAGACGGCACGGTGCAGGGCGCGCTCGAGCTGCTCGGCATTCCCTACACCGGCTCGGGCGTGATGGCTTCCAGCGTGGCCATGGACAAAGTTATGACCAAGCGCATCTGGCAGGCCGATGGGCTGCCGACGCCGAAATACGTGCGCCTGGCTTTCGATCAGCAAAGCCGCGAACAGATTCGCGCCGTGCCCGACGTGCTGGGCCTGCCGCTGATCGTGAAGCCACCGCGCGAGGGCTCGTCCATCGGCGTGACCAAGGTCGAGGGCTACTCGCAGATGCAGGACGCCGTGGCGCTTTCGGCCAAATACGACGCCGATGTGCTGTGCGAGGAATTCATCGAGGGCGAGGAAGTGACCTGCGCCGTGCTCGGCCAGGGGCTCGATGCGCGCGCGCTGCCCGTGGTGCGCATTGCCGCACCCGAAGGCGCCTACGACTACCAGAACAAGTATTTCACCGACGACGTGAAGTACCACTGCCCGAGCGGCCTCGCCGAAGCCGAGGAGCGCGAGATCCAGCGCATCACGCTGGTCGCGTACCACACGCTCGGTTGCCGCGGCTGGGGCCGTGCCGACGTGATGATTCGCGCGAGCGACCGCAAGCCCTTCCTGCTCGAGATGAACACCTCGCCCGGCATGACCAGCCACTCGCTGGTGCCGATGTCGGCGCGCGCATCGGGCATTGCCTACGAAGACCTGTGCCTGCGCGTGCTGACCTCGGCTTCGCTGGACTCCACAGGGGGAACGCAATAG
- the murC gene encoding UDP-N-acetylmuramate--L-alanine ligase, with amino-acid sequence MKHAIRHIHFVGVGGSGMSGIAEVLLNLGYRITGSDLADSATLRRLASLGIGTFVGHAAAHIEGADAVVTSTAVQSDNPEVLAAREKRIPVVPRAMMLAELMRLKQGIAIAGTHGKTTTTSLVASVLEAAGLDPTFVIGGRLNSAGANAQLGSGDYIVVEADESDASFLNLLPVMAVVTNIDADHMETYGHDFAKLKKAFVDFLHRMPFYGVAILCTDDPAVRDIVGEVTCPVTSYGFDEGAQVRAVDVRAVGAQMHFTAQRRNGVTLPDLPIVLNLPGEHNVRNALSVIAVAVELGIPDEAVQRGLAGFKGVGRRFQSYGDVAVQGQAGVDAPGTFTVIDDYGHHPVEMAATIAAARGAFPGRRLVLAFQPHRYTRTRDCFEDFVKVIGNADAVLLGEVYAAGEPPIVAADGRSLARALRVAGKVEPVFVDDINAMPQAIADNARAGDVVLCMGAGSIGAVPGKVVELATAARGAEVTQ; translated from the coding sequence ATGAAGCACGCGATTCGTCATATTCACTTCGTGGGCGTCGGCGGCTCGGGCATGAGCGGCATTGCCGAAGTGCTGCTGAACCTGGGCTACCGCATCACAGGCTCCGACCTGGCGGACAGCGCCACGCTGCGCCGGCTCGCGAGCCTGGGCATCGGTACCTTCGTGGGCCACGCGGCCGCGCACATCGAGGGCGCCGACGCCGTCGTGACCTCCACGGCGGTGCAGTCCGACAACCCCGAGGTGCTCGCCGCGCGCGAGAAGCGCATCCCGGTCGTGCCGCGCGCCATGATGCTGGCCGAGCTGATGCGCCTGAAGCAGGGCATCGCGATTGCCGGCACGCACGGCAAGACCACCACCACCAGCCTGGTGGCGAGCGTGCTCGAAGCCGCCGGGCTCGACCCGACCTTCGTGATCGGCGGCCGCCTGAACAGCGCCGGCGCCAACGCACAGCTCGGCAGCGGCGACTACATCGTGGTGGAGGCCGATGAGTCGGACGCTTCGTTCCTGAACCTGCTGCCGGTGATGGCGGTGGTCACGAACATCGATGCCGACCACATGGAAACCTACGGGCACGACTTCGCGAAGCTCAAGAAGGCGTTCGTCGACTTCCTGCACCGCATGCCGTTCTACGGCGTGGCCATCTTGTGCACCGACGATCCGGCGGTGCGCGACATCGTCGGCGAGGTCACCTGCCCGGTCACCAGCTACGGTTTCGACGAAGGCGCCCAGGTGCGCGCGGTCGACGTGCGCGCCGTGGGCGCGCAGATGCATTTCACGGCGCAGCGCCGCAACGGCGTCACGCTGCCCGACCTGCCCATCGTGCTGAACCTGCCTGGCGAGCACAACGTGCGCAACGCGCTCTCGGTGATCGCGGTGGCGGTGGAACTCGGCATTCCCGACGAAGCGGTGCAGCGCGGGCTGGCCGGCTTCAAGGGCGTGGGCCGCCGCTTCCAGAGCTACGGCGATGTGGCCGTGCAGGGGCAGGCCGGCGTGGATGCGCCGGGCACTTTCACCGTGATCGACGACTACGGCCATCATCCGGTCGAAATGGCCGCGACCATTGCCGCCGCGCGCGGCGCCTTCCCGGGCCGCCGGCTGGTGCTGGCCTTTCAGCCGCACCGCTACACCCGCACGCGCGACTGCTTCGAAGACTTCGTCAAGGTCATCGGCAATGCCGACGCGGTGCTGCTGGGCGAGGTGTACGCCGCCGGCGAGCCGCCCATCGTGGCCGCCGACGGCCGCTCGCTGGCGCGTGCCCTGCGCGTGGCAGGCAAGGTGGAGCCGGTGTTCGTGGACGACATCAACGCCATGCCGCAGGCCATTGCGGACAACGCGCGCGCCGGCGACGTGGTGCTTTGCATGGGCGCGGGCTCCATCGGCGCGGTGCCCGGCAAGGTGGTCGAACTTGCCACCGCAGCGCGCGGCGCGGAGGTTACCCAATGA